In Rhodanobacter denitrificans, the sequence CGCCTTCAGCGAATGGCCGCGGCCGTCCTTGTCCATCACCACCACCGGCAGTTCCTTCGCCTTGGCCAGGTCCTTGTGTTCGGGGTCGAACTGGCTCATCGCCACGTGGCGGGCGCCGGGCACGTGCATCTTCTCGAACTCGGCGATCGCCGACAGGTCGATCAGCAGCGGGTTCTCGCGGTTGATCAGCAGGGTCAGCCCGGCCGGGCTGAGCTCCTTGATCTTGCTGAACAGCGTGCTCACCTGGATCACGATCAGCGCCAGCAGCAGGATCACGAACAGGGCCGACAAGGCGGCATGGTTGCCGACAAATTCGGGCAGCTTGTGCAGGAAATCGTTCATCGTCAGTCCACAGGTGCCTTGGCCGCACCAGTTCGGGTAAACCGGCGATTATACGGATATGTCGCGGTGTGCGCGGCTCAGTCCTGGGTGATGTCCGGCAGGCCGCTGGTCAGCCACCAGCGCTTGGTCTTCTCGTCGTAGTGCCAGCTCTGGTGATCGACCACGCTGCGCTCGGACTGGGTGTGGACATTGACCAGGTTGATCAGCACGGTCTGCTGCACGTCGAAGTCGCCGCTCGGCA encodes:
- a CDS encoding rhodanese-like domain-containing protein, which codes for MNDFLHKLPEFVGNHAALSALFVILLLALIVIQVSTLFSKIKELSPAGLTLLINRENPLLIDLSAIAEFEKMHVPGARHVAMSQFDPEHKDLAKAKELPVVVMDKDGRGHSLKASQRLVKAGFGKVYTLGGGVLAWHAAQLPVAKGNK